One bacterium genomic window, CTTAAAAATTTAATTCTCTGTGTAAAATCTCTTTTTTCCGGGAAAAAATTCTACGAACTTTCTGCTAACACCTTATCGCCCAAGATGTTGCGCAAGATAGCTGGTCAATGTGGATTGACTGTGGAATATTGCGCATATTTGACCAAACCGCTTGGACTGGGTCCCCTTTCGCCTGTTTTGGTAGCAAAACTTGTTAAGAAATGAATTTTTGGTTATTTTGTTTTGCGATGAATGAGCTTACCCACATCCTGCGAATCAGTTACGATGGCACGGAATATTTCGGCTGGCAGAAGCAACCTAATGTGCCAACTGTTCAGGGGGTTATTGAGCAAAGTTTGAGAAAGCTTTTCGGAAAAGAAATAAAAACTGTTGGTGCGTCACGGACTGATAGAGGAGTTCACGCTATTGATCAGGTCGTTTCTTTCGTTGCCCCTAAGCGATATGAACCCAAAGACCTCATGCGACGGCTTAACAAAATGCTTCCAGCCGATATAGCTGTATGGGATTCTATTGTGACCGAAAAAACTTTTAACGCCCGATTCGATTGTGAGGGCAAAATTTATCGTTACAGGATTTTCAAAAGGAAGAAGGCTCTTGAGGCTCGCTTTGGCTGGTGGTATGAGGGAGAATTGGATATCGATTTGCTTAATAATCTTGCCGAATCAATTCTTGGCGAGCATGACTTCCGCGTTTTTTCGATCCAAAAAGACCTTCCAGAGAATCCGAGGTGCACGATATTTGAGGCATACTGGCGTGAATTTGAGGACGAATTGCAATTTTTCATCTTCGGCGACAGATTTTTGCATAAAATGGTTCGTTCGCTTGTAGGGTCAATGGTGGCGGTTTGTGGTAAACAGATTAGTGATACTGATTTTAGAAAAATGCTTTACGAGAGGGTCAGAGTTTCCGAATTCAGAAATGCCCCACCTCACGGGTTGTGTCTTTTAGAGGTAAAAGCGAGGTTGCCGTGAACCAGACCACGAAGAACACGCTTCTTACTACCATTAAAGCGTTGGTTAGCGCTGGATTAATTTACTTCCTCATAACAAGAATCGACCTCGTTGAGTTTATCGCCAACATCAGGCGATTTCCCATGCAACTCTTTCCCGTTTTTGCTGTTCTATTTTGCGCAACGATTCTCATAGGTGGTTGGCGGTGGTCAATATTTCTGAAACCTTTCGGAAAAGTGCCATACATAAAGCTTGTTGGGCTTTATTTTGTTGGCTATTTTTTCAATAATTTTTTGCCCTCAGGCGTTGGTGGAGATGTCGTCAGGGGATATATTGCTGGCAAGATGCTCGGTGATATGTCGAAAGCTTATTCGTCTGTGGTTGCCGAGCGCGTTGCAGGAATACTTGCGACTATATCTATATCCCTTTTTGCGCTACCTTTCGTGCGATTCGAGCCCGCCACTGCATATTTCAGCGTTATTGTCGGTGTCGTGCTTTGGGGTGCAACTGTTTTCTTCCTAATAGTAAAAACTGAGAAAGCAGTATCAAAGATTTTGAGTTTCCTTCCCTGGCGACTTGGAGAAAAGGTCTCAAACTTTGTCGCAACTTTAAGGAGCTATCGTCACCACGGGCGGATTCTTTTTCTTGGTTTCATTGCGTCCGTGGCGTATCAGGGAGCGTTGATTACCGTTTTGGTTTTCACGGCTAAGGCTGCTGGCTCGAGTTTGCCGATTATGGTTTATTACCATACTGTGCCGCTGGTGTGGGTGATAAGTCTGCTGCCTATATCTCTTAATGCACTTGGAGTTCGTGAGGCGAGCTTTGCGTATTTCTTTCAACTTTTCGGCGAAACCAAGGGCAAGGGGCTTCTCGTTTCGTTGTCGTTCTTTGCTTACTCGCTTATAGCTGGTATGGTAGGCGGAATTCTTTTTGCTGTCTGGGGGAGCGAGAGGAAAAAGGAGCCGAACAAAATAATTCGGGAGTAAAATGAGCGACCGAAAAAGCTTTTTAACCTGCGTTGTATTACTTTTCTTCGTTTCTCTATTAATACTCGTTATTGCTTGGGTTAAAAATATCACCACCTTAACCTTCCCCCTTGACGATGCTTTTATTCACGCCGTTTACGCAAGGAATTTGGTCAGAGGACATTTCTGGGAATTCAACATCGGTGAGCGTGCCACGGCAGAGACCGCTCCATTGTGGGTTTTTGCGCTTTCACTACCGTATGCCTTCGGTTTAAATGGATTTTGGGCTGCCTTAATCGTCAATGGAGTTCTTTTCGTTTTGTTAGGGGTAATAATTTATCGATTCGCTCTCTTCGTGGTTGCAGATAGAAGTCTTGCTTTGATTACATCCATGCTTGTAGCTTGCACGCCATCCATCGTTTACGCCGCTTTGTCGGGGATGGAGACGATGCTTTCAGTTATCCTCGTGTGGAGCGCACTTGCCATGTTCGTAAGCAAAAAACCTGATTACGCATTGATTTCCTCGATTCTTGGAGTTTCTGTGTGGGCGAGGCCCGATTATGGACTTTTATTTGTTTTGTTCTGGTTGTTCGCTGTTCCGAGGAATCACAAACTCAAATCACTTGTGGGATTGATACCAATTGCCGCTTTTGCAATGTTTCACATTCTGCTTTGGGGTAAACCTGCTCCTGAGACATTTTACGCCAAAGTTTCCGATGAGGGACTTATTTGGGCGCTAAGGACTGGTAATTTGCGAGAAATATGTTTGTCGATTTTCTTCTACCCCGTAAGGTCTGTGGTATCTGCGCTTGGAGCGTTTTACCCGTATATACCACCTATGGCGCTTTTCGCAATTGTTGGAATCTGCTACATCGTGCGAAAAAATATAAAAAAAATGAGGCAATTAATATTAATAGCACTCCTTTACATAGTCTTTCGCGGAATCCTCATAACGCCAAGTGCATATCAATGGGGACGATACATAGCGTGGGTTTTCCCGCTCATGGTATTTGTTGCAGCAGTAGGATTACAAAAATTCAGATACAGAGCCATTGCGTTAAGCCTCGCTTTGATAAGTTTGGCTGCGTTCTTTTTGTGGCGGTTCTGGGCACCCTGGCTATCTGATGCCGTTCTTGGCGGAAAGATAATGATGCCAGGGAAAAACATTCTTTTTGGCTGGTCATACTTTCCAGAATTATGGAGTGTAGTAGCATTAGCAAGTTTTTCTGCTTTTTTACTCGTTCTTCTGAGGGATAAATTGTTGGTTTTTACCGGGATTCTCTTCATCGCAATGTTTCTTTGCGTTTACGGTGCTGGGTTTTCCATAGCGCTTGACATGCACAAAATTTCAGGGCTTCAGGTTAGTTCTGCGCGCTGGTGCGGGGAAAATTTGCCAGCGGGAACGAGAATTCTCGTCCATGATATAGGTGCTGTGGGGTTTTACGCGCCAAAGCTTGTTGTCAGGGATATCTGGGGAATACTGACCAGTGAAGCGCTGGTGCCCGAAGGCGGTGCAAACCCTATTTTGGCACTTAAAATTCCGCATAATTATTTTCTTACTTTTGAATGCTACGACCCCAAGACACTTGGCGTGGACTCGTTATACACGCCTATCAAAACATGGTGGGTCGAATATCCAACTGTGGGTAGGGATTCAAGTATTACTTTGTGGCAGAGAAGGTAAGGAATTAATTAATAATGTTGTGAGCGTGACAATGATATTATAATATTTTATTTGGTCTATGAAAGGAGGGGCATTGTGAAGCGGGCATTTATTTTTTTGCTTATCGTTGGGATTACTGTGTCTTCTTTTGGCAGAGCGATAACGATAAAGCAGGCAAAAAAGAGGAATCCAGAGGTAAAAAGGCTTTTGAAAGAGGCTGAAGGTGAGCTTGCTGAGTGGGTTGATTCGCTAATTAAGTACATGCCCACCATTGACCTCGTCTCTCTGAATGCGGACTCGTTTATCGCGGACCTTAAAGCGTTAAAAGTTGTTCGCGATTCGCTGCCTTGGGGAAGAAAAATTCCTGATAATTACTTTTTCCACTATGTGCTTCCATATAGGGTTTCTCAGGAACCTCTTGAGTATTTCAGGAAAAATCACTGGCGTGAGCTATTGGAGCGGGTGAGGGATTGCGAGAATATCAAGGATGCAGTGCTGAGACTTAACGAATGGGCGTATGAAATGATGAAGTACGAACCTACCTCGCGATGGGACCAGACAGCGGAGCAAACTATAAAGCGCGGAATAGGTAGGTGTGAGGAGATGGCGATACTCTTTATTAAGGCATGTAGAACGATGTGTATACCCGTAAGAGGAACCTACACACCTTATTGGCCGTTCACCAACAGTAATCATGCATGGGTTGAGGTTTGGACTGGTGATAAATGGTATTTTCTTGGCGGTGCCGAGATGACCCCCCTTAATGATACTTGGTTTGCTGGACCATCAAAAAGAGCAGCGGTAATAAAAGGCGTTGCGTGGGGTGTGCTTGATTCCGCCGATGCACCGATATATTACAAAGGAGATGGATTCACGATTTTAAATTTGACGCCGAATTATTCTGATACAACGGGCTTGTGGGTCACCGTTGAAAATGAAGATGGCACGCCTGCTGAAAGCATTGATGTCTGGATTTCGGTTTATAACTATTCCTCATTAAGAGCTGTATCTCACCACTACACGGATGGAAATGGCATGGCTCATTTTGTTGTCGGCAAAGCTGACCTTTTCGTCTCAGCGGGGAAAGATTCAGTGTGGGACTATCGAATTCTTAGGTTTACTGAGGGGAACAATGTTGATACTGTGAAATTAAAGCTTGAGCGAATAAGCCTTCCAGATACGATGTTCTGGTTGCATGTCAGGAAACCGGTCGAGCGGAAGCGGGATACGACATACAAACCACCGGAAACATCAAAGTTGAAGCATAACTTACGGCAGGAACACCTTAGAGCCGTCTGCAAAAAAGTCCTCGCGAGACTGCCCGATTCCACGGTTGAGGCGCGGTTTCTCAGAATAATGAACGATGCCCGTGGAAACCGCTGTCAACTTATGAAATTCTGGGATGCCCACCAAAACGAACGAGAGGAGGTGCTAAAACTTTGGGAATCCATGGCAAAGAAGGACCTTTTGCTGCTCGAT contains:
- the truA gene encoding tRNA pseudouridine(38-40) synthase TruA, with protein sequence MNELTHILRISYDGTEYFGWQKQPNVPTVQGVIEQSLRKLFGKEIKTVGASRTDRGVHAIDQVVSFVAPKRYEPKDLMRRLNKMLPADIAVWDSIVTEKTFNARFDCEGKIYRYRIFKRKKALEARFGWWYEGELDIDLLNNLAESILGEHDFRVFSIQKDLPENPRCTIFEAYWREFEDELQFFIFGDRFLHKMVRSLVGSMVAVCGKQISDTDFRKMLYERVRVSEFRNAPPHGLCLLEVKARLP
- a CDS encoding flippase-like domain-containing protein, giving the protein MNQTTKNTLLTTIKALVSAGLIYFLITRIDLVEFIANIRRFPMQLFPVFAVLFCATILIGGWRWSIFLKPFGKVPYIKLVGLYFVGYFFNNFLPSGVGGDVVRGYIAGKMLGDMSKAYSSVVAERVAGILATISISLFALPFVRFEPATAYFSVIVGVVLWGATVFFLIVKTEKAVSKILSFLPWRLGEKVSNFVATLRSYRHHGRILFLGFIASVAYQGALITVLVFTAKAAGSSLPIMVYYHTVPLVWVISLLPISLNALGVREASFAYFFQLFGETKGKGLLVSLSFFAYSLIAGMVGGILFAVWGSERKKEPNKIIRE